Part of the Carnobacterium pleistocenium FTR1 genome is shown below.
CTTGCATAATTGCATGAACATTACAACTTCTTGTTCCGATACAGCTCCATTACCTCTAGTTAAATACTGAGCCACCATATTTCCACTCAATTTCACTTCATTTCCGTTAACTTCGTACTCCATTGGTTTAGTTAATGCGTTTTCGTTTGCCATTTTATTTTCCTCCTATTTTTTAAAATCTTCTGTCTAATGGTGTAGCAATAAATTCAACTACTGTATCAAATACTGCAGTTCTTATTTTTTCAGGAACGTTATCAAAATTTGACTCTTTTAAACCGTGGCACGACTCTAAGTCTATTAATGCTATGAAATGCTCACCAATTGGCACCGGCGGAGAGAATGGAATTGATTCATCTTGAAGGAACGCAACTTCTAAATGAGTTTTATTGACATGAGAGTTTAAAGACATTTTGACTCTCCCAAATTCATTGAATTGAGACTCTATTTTTTTGTTGAATTCAAATAGTTTCATTAAGCTACACCTGCCATCTCTTTAGATTCGATTTTCAACTCTTTTTGATCCTTGATAGCGATTAGTTGGATTAGTTGTGGTTCAACTTCGACTTTCCAATTCGTAACCCCTTCAGCGTTATCAATAAATATCGGAACTTTTACTTCTTTCATTCTTGATAACGTGTTTACGATGTCTGCACCAGCATTGATTCTTTCTCCGTTGCTCAATCCTCCGGTGAATGGTCTACCTTCAACCGTGGGCTCACAAACTTCTTCTAGGCCTCCATTTATAGCTGTGTCAAACAACTTCCATTCAACAATTTGAAATTGGCTATTGATTTTATCTGTTAATAAAGCGACTTTAGTTCTAACGAATTCATCTAGCAGGAACAATTGTTTTTCTAGTTCTCCATAACGGACGCTTTTCATTTTTTCTTCTGCAATCAATTCGTCTTTACGTTGTTCTTGTTTTTTCACCATCACGAATTGGTAAAGAGTGTCGCTAACTTCTTCAATTTTTGCTTTCAAAGAATTCAATCGTGTTTTTTTAATGAGCAGTTCGCTTTCGGATGATTGGTTAGCTGATTCAACTTCTAATTCAATTTCTTTAATAACTTTGTCGATAGCTGCGAATTCTTTCGTATCTTCAAACGGAATAGCAGCGGATTGAATCGTTTTGATTTGTCCTTGAATCGCTTCGTATTGTGCTTTTAAATCATCACGTTTTTTTTCAGCTTTTTTATAAGCAGTTTTAACTTCTAAAATTGTTTTAAAATCAGATATTTCAGCTTCTAAAAGGGATTTATTTTCATTTAAAGTAACACCTTTTTTATTTATTTCTTCAAGCTTTTGAGCTTTTTTAACATTGAAATCCGCAGCTTCAGTTTCGTAGCTTATTTTAATTTTACCTTGCTCTTCCGGAGGATACTCTTGGCCACAAAATTGACAAGTGGTTTTATGTTCGTCAAAACTTGGGAATGCATCATCACGAACTTTAAAGAACTCGTTTCTTAGTTTTTCTTGGTCTTCTTTGATTAAATTGATAGAGGTTTCTTTTATCGTTATCTCTGATTGATATTTATTTATTTTTTCTTCTTCTTTCAGAAATGCGTTTTGTGCATCCATGGCCAAATCAAAAGATTCTTGCTTTCCTTTTTGAAGACCGTCTATTTTTTTATTTTGATTGACTTGATAGTCGCTTCTTTTTGTTTCTAATTTCGCGCGCTCTGTTTGTATTTCTGAACGTTTATTTGATATGAAGCTGCCGTTGATAAAAGATGATATTTCTTGTTCTAATTCAAGCAACTCTTTTTGCAGTGCCTCTTTTTGTTTTTCTAACTCTGTTTTGTCAATACCAGTTAATGAGCTTTCTAATGCAGCGCTAAAACGATCTGCTTCATCGATACGAATCGCAATCTCTTTTATTTGTTTTTTAAGATTAGTTTCCTCTTCAGAGATTAATGAACGTTTGTCATCGATAGACCTTCCTTCAAGCATTTTAGTTAAAGGAGCCAATTTTTCATCACTTTCAATTACAGCTTGATCGCTTAAATCTCCTGATAATTCGAACAACATTTTCCGACGTTCCTTTTTATCCATAACTTCCGGTACATAATAGATATTTGTAAGCTGTTTGAATGATTCTTCGTCAATTAACTCAGCAACAACTTTGTTGAAGTCTGCCTTAGACTTTTTTAAATCATCAACACGGTAGGTGGTTGTATGCCCGGTAAATTTGCTTGTTTCGAAACCACGCTTTTTAGTCCAATTTTCTTTAGTCATCCTGGTCAGTTTTAATTCTTGTTCATCTACCGTGAGAATCATTTCAACTTCTGTTTCTAAATGATGAAGCGGATTATTGTCTTCATCCAGGGGCTTCCATGGAAAATCTTGTTTGTTCTGAGAGTTCTTTCCGAATAACACATACCAGAAAGCGTCGAATACAGTTGTTTTACCTGAACCAGTTTCGCCAAAAATCGTTAAGTCGGTATCGTTAGCATTTAATTCAAATTCTTTGAATCCTTTGAAATTACGCATTTTCATGTTTTTAATCGTGATAGTTTTCATGTGCTCTCCCCTTTTTTATGTTAAAATATAAGAAATGATATTACTCGAGTCACTGACTTTGCTTGCCGGCGGTCAGTGATTTTTTTGTGTTCCAAATCTTTGAGATAGTCTTTTTGCATAATTAACTTGTTGTTGAATATATGGAGCATCCGGATCACCTCCACTTGCTAACCAATCAGATACTCTTTTGTCTATGTCAGTTAAAGCAATCAATGCGACTTCGTTAGGAACATTACTGAGGGCTTTTGAGATTTCAGTTGCATGGTTATTTTCCATTTAAACCACCCATATAATTCCTTTAA
Proteins encoded:
- a CDS encoding DUF6877 family protein — encoded protein: MENNHATEISKALSNVPNEVALIALTDIDKRVSDWLASGGDPDAPYIQQQVNYAKRLSQRFGTQKNH
- a CDS encoding AAA family ATPase, whose protein sequence is MKTITIKNMKMRNFKGFKEFELNANDTDLTIFGETGSGKTTVFDAFWYVLFGKNSQNKQDFPWKPLDEDNNPLHHLETEVEMILTVDEQELKLTRMTKENWTKKRGFETSKFTGHTTTYRVDDLKKSKADFNKVVAELIDEESFKQLTNIYYVPEVMDKKERRKMLFELSGDLSDQAVIESDEKLAPLTKMLEGRSIDDKRSLISEEETNLKKQIKEIAIRIDEADRFSAALESSLTGIDKTELEKQKEALQKELLELEQEISSFINGSFISNKRSEIQTERAKLETKRSDYQVNQNKKIDGLQKGKQESFDLAMDAQNAFLKEEEKINKYQSEITIKETSINLIKEDQEKLRNEFFKVRDDAFPSFDEHKTTCQFCGQEYPPEEQGKIKISYETEAADFNVKKAQKLEEINKKGVTLNENKSLLEAEISDFKTILEVKTAYKKAEKKRDDLKAQYEAIQGQIKTIQSAAIPFEDTKEFAAIDKVIKEIELEVESANQSSESELLIKKTRLNSLKAKIEEVSDTLYQFVMVKKQEQRKDELIAEEKMKSVRYGELEKQLFLLDEFVRTKVALLTDKINSQFQIVEWKLFDTAINGGLEEVCEPTVEGRPFTGGLSNGERINAGADIVNTLSRMKEVKVPIFIDNAEGVTNWKVEVEPQLIQLIAIKDQKELKIESKEMAGVA